The genomic window TTTGTACATTCGATAAGGTAGTGCATATTTTTGTGAAATAGATACATAATACATACAATTGTAATAAAAAGAAGGTCAGTATGGAAATAAAGGACAGAATAAGAATGATAATGGAAAGAGAAAAAGTTCCTCCTAGAGTTTTTGCTGAAACAATTGGAGTGCAACAATCTACTCTCTCTCACATTTTGAACGATCGGAATAAACCCAGTTTAGAGGTCGTCATGAAGGTGCATCAAAAGTATGACTATATAAACCTTGAATGGTTACTTTATGGTAAGGGTGAAATGATGGTATCGGAAGAAGGAACTTCCTTTTCTTCCTCTAACCAGAATTATCTACCTTCTTTATTCGACGAGAATCCTGTAAATCCGTCCAAAGAGCCGACTCTTCTGGAAAATCGCAAGGAAATGCCATTAAGAAATACCCAAAATGCCCATCAAGAGATTGTAAATCAGGATATTAGGTATATAGAAAAGCCTGCTAGAAAAATCACAGAAATAAGAATATTTTTCGATGATAACACCTATGAGACGTTTCGACCTGAAAAATAAAGAGTAAAATCGGTGGTTTGAGCAATTTCCTGTATCTTTGCACTTAGAATACGAATTTATACTTTTATATCCATACATGAAGAAATTTATTTTAGATCTGACAGTGACCGAGAATATCAGATTGCATGCAAACTATGTATTGCTAAAATTGACCTCTCAGTCATTACTGCCCGAAATGTTACCTGGACAGTTTGCCGAACTCCGTGTGGATGGTTCGCCTACTACATTCTTACGGCGTCCCATTTCTATTAATTTTGTAGATAAACAGCGAAATGAGGTCTGGTTTCTAATCCAGCTGGTTGGTGATGGAACAAGACGTTTGGCAGATGTTAGTCCCGGTGGAACAATAAATGTAGTGCTTCCGCTGGGAAATGCATATACAATACCTTTGGAGGCTTCTGATAAGCTCTTATTAGTTGGTGGAGGTGTCGGAACAGCACCTATGCTTTATTTAGGTGAGCAGTTGGTTAAAAAGGGGCATAAACCTACATTCCTGTTAGGTGCCCGCAGCGATAAAGATCTGTTGCAGTTAGAAGAGTTTGCCAAATATGGAGAGGTGTATACTACTACGGAAGATGGTAGCCATGGAGAAAAAGGATATGTTACTCAACATTCTATATTAAATAAGGTACGGTTTGAGCAGATTTATACTTGTGGCCCCAAACCGATGATGATGGCTGTGGCAAAATATGCCAAGAGCAATCAGATAGAATGTGAAGTATCTTTGGAAAATACAATGGCTTGTGGTATCGGAGCATGTTTATGCTGTGTGGAAAATACGACAGAAGGTCATTTATGTGTATGTAAAGAAGGTCTTGTTTTTAATATAAATAAACTACTATGGCAGATTTGAGTGTAAACATTGGTGAATTACGAATGAAAAACCCGGTGATGACAGCATCCGGTACATTTGGATATGGTGAAGAGTTCTCCGACTTCATTGATATAGCGCGAATAGGCGGTATTATTGTAAAAGGGACTACTCTTCACAAACGTGAAGCGAAACCCTTATCCGCGTATGGCGGAGACTCCTTCCGGGATGTTAAATGCTGTGGGACTGCAAAATAAGGGTGTTGATTACTTTGTGAAGCATATATATCCCCGTATAAAAGACATCCAAACGAATATGATTGTAAACGTTTCAGGAGCTGCTATCGAAGATTATGTAAAAACAGCTGAAATCATTAATGAGCTTGACAAAATTACTGCTATAGAATTAAACATCTCTTGCCCTAATGTGAAGCAAGGTGGTATGGCTTTTGGTGTGTCAGCAAAAGGAGCTTCAGAAGTAGTAAAAGCTGTGCGTTCAGTTTACAAAAAGACACTTATCGTAAAACTCTCCCCAAACGTTACGGACATCACTGAAATAGCTCGTGCAGCAGAAGAAAGTGGTGCAGATAGTGTGTCATTAATCAATACATTGCTGGGTATGGCGATTGATGCGGAACGTAAACGCCCTATTTTATCAACTATAACAGGCGGAATGTCGGGAGCAGCCGTAAAACCGATCGCGTTA from Bacteroides sp. AN502(2024) includes these protein-coding regions:
- a CDS encoding helix-turn-helix domain-containing protein, which codes for MEIKDRIRMIMEREKVPPRVFAETIGVQQSTLSHILNDRNKPSLEVVMKVHQKYDYINLEWLLYGKGEMMVSEEGTSFSSSNQNYLPSLFDENPVNPSKEPTLLENRKEMPLRNTQNAHQEIVNQDIRYIEKPARKITEIRIFFDDNTYETFRPEK
- a CDS encoding dihydroorotate dehydrogenase electron transfer subunit, with the translated sequence MKKFILDLTVTENIRLHANYVLLKLTSQSLLPEMLPGQFAELRVDGSPTTFLRRPISINFVDKQRNEVWFLIQLVGDGTRRLADVSPGGTINVVLPLGNAYTIPLEASDKLLLVGGGVGTAPMLYLGEQLVKKGHKPTFLLGARSDKDLLQLEEFAKYGEVYTTTEDGSHGEKGYVTQHSILNKVRFEQIYTCGPKPMMMAVAKYAKSNQIECEVSLENTMACGIGACLCCVENTTEGHLCVCKEGLVFNINKLLWQI